A region from the Pseudonocardia petroleophila genome encodes:
- a CDS encoding acyl-CoA dehydrogenase family protein, with the protein MTTEDPLLPPVPVVAPPYHTPEREELQARARAFATERVLPVANELDPVKGEIPRSLLDAMAGEGWFGITVDREFGGMGLGAFEYCMVAEELARAWMSVGSIIARAQGAGTDVADPARRAELLRRSAKGEWIGAIALSEPDAGSDLAGVATRAVRDGDDFVVTGHKRWTGNAKAADFIQVLVRTADPGPDEKRSAGLASLLVEKERDSFPDGITGKPIDKIGYHGFVTWDLEFDGFRVPVANQVGEKGFADAQKWLNIARVHTAARAVGLARAAVEDCIGYLQDREQFEHPIGDFQAVRFTLADMAARVEQARAFYQHVAHLIDLGHPCQREAAMVKLMATEMAAEVTGDGIQLHGGNGYTTEHQVERHWRDARLTTIFEGTSEIQRKIIADRLLPRSPLG; encoded by the coding sequence GTGACCACCGAGGATCCGCTGCTGCCCCCCGTGCCCGTCGTCGCCCCGCCGTACCACACGCCCGAGCGCGAGGAGCTGCAGGCGCGGGCCCGGGCGTTCGCCACCGAGCGGGTGCTGCCGGTCGCCAACGAGCTCGACCCGGTCAAGGGCGAGATCCCGCGCTCCCTGCTCGACGCGATGGCCGGCGAGGGCTGGTTCGGCATCACCGTCGACCGCGAGTTCGGCGGGATGGGGCTGGGCGCGTTCGAGTACTGCATGGTCGCCGAGGAGCTGGCCAGGGCGTGGATGAGCGTCGGCAGCATCATCGCCCGCGCGCAGGGCGCCGGCACCGACGTCGCCGACCCGGCCCGCCGGGCGGAGCTGCTGCGCCGCAGCGCGAAGGGGGAGTGGATCGGCGCGATCGCGCTGTCCGAGCCCGACGCCGGGTCCGACCTCGCGGGCGTCGCGACGCGCGCGGTCCGCGACGGCGACGACTTCGTCGTCACCGGCCACAAGCGCTGGACCGGCAACGCGAAGGCGGCCGACTTCATCCAGGTGCTCGTGCGCACCGCCGACCCGGGCCCCGACGAGAAGCGCTCCGCAGGCCTCGCGTCGCTGCTCGTGGAGAAGGAGCGCGACTCCTTCCCCGACGGCATCACGGGGAAGCCGATCGACAAGATCGGCTACCACGGGTTCGTCACCTGGGACCTGGAGTTCGACGGCTTCCGCGTCCCGGTCGCCAACCAGGTGGGGGAGAAGGGCTTCGCCGACGCCCAGAAGTGGCTCAACATCGCGCGCGTGCACACCGCGGCCCGGGCCGTCGGGCTCGCCCGCGCCGCCGTCGAGGACTGCATCGGCTACCTGCAGGACCGCGAGCAGTTCGAGCACCCCATCGGCGACTTCCAGGCGGTGCGGTTCACCCTCGCCGACATGGCCGCCCGGGTGGAGCAGGCGCGGGCGTTCTACCAGCACGTCGCCCACCTGATCGACCTCGGCCACCCCTGCCAGCGGGAGGCCGCGATGGTGAAGCTGATGGCGACGGAGATGGCCGCGGAGGTCACCGGTGACGGCATCCAGCTGCACGGCGGCAACGGCTACACCACCGAGCACCAGGTGGAGCGGCACTGGCGCGACGCCCGGCTCACCACGATCTTCGAGGGCACCAGCGAGATCCAGCGCAAGATCATCGCCGACCGCCTGCTGCCGCGCAGCCCGCTGGGGTAG
- a CDS encoding putative bifunctional diguanylate cyclase/phosphodiesterase, whose product MGVDGGPRGTGPSAADLAASWPVPGAAPADGAAVPDLAVPDLAVPDLAVRDLAARVRDAWDCAEPDRCAELAAAVGHGLAAAGVTDLAALDRTLRYLTERLAPSASTPEAAARLATLVGGIAVGAAGAQQERQCAEQDRLARAALTQRIDVERARWASEARFAAVFAGSPTGIGITALDGRVLEANAALCETFGLSPEAFRGQNLRAFVHPDDDPEDWVRLDAMLDGRLDRLRVEKTIWRSDGRAVHLEVVLSLVRGPDGPPRYILGMVQDVTERRDLEHRLRHQAQHDPLTGLPNRAVFLDRLDAALGRAGDVGVCFVDLDGFKTVNDTLGHTVGDELLRTVAQRLQADLGPDGHLVARMGGDEFVVLVEGGDLRPVATRILEALRRPVALAGREVSVTASVGAVGRADGGDTAADLLAAADTTLLWAKNDGRDRCAHFDPDRHRAHLDRSARAAVLPAALAAEEFVVRYQPLVRLGDGRLVGVEALVRWDRPGSAALLGPDEFVPLAEETGLIVPLGRWVLEQACAQAARWRAEPGGADLFVSVNLAVRQVHEPGIVDDVARVLHETGLPPSALQLELTETAAMATTGAPLGVLRRLADLGVRIAIDDFGTGYSNLAYLRDLPVHVLKLAGPFVTGRGAAGGDVDAAVIRHLVRLAHTLGVSITAEHVETAQQARLLQSLGCDVGQGWFFAPAGVPAEITRMLDAAASGRGKPRAG is encoded by the coding sequence ATGGGCGTCGACGGCGGTCCCCGCGGCACCGGCCCGTCGGCCGCCGACCTCGCGGCGTCCTGGCCGGTGCCCGGCGCGGCGCCCGCCGACGGCGCCGCCGTCCCCGACCTCGCCGTCCCCGACCTCGCCGTCCCCGACCTCGCCGTCCGCGACCTCGCCGCCCGCGTGCGCGACGCGTGGGACTGCGCCGAGCCCGACCGGTGCGCCGAGCTCGCCGCCGCGGTCGGCCACGGTCTGGCGGCCGCCGGGGTCACCGACCTCGCCGCACTGGACCGGACGCTGCGCTACCTGACCGAAAGGCTGGCGCCTTCTGCGAGCACCCCGGAGGCCGCGGCCCGGCTCGCCACCCTCGTCGGCGGCATCGCCGTCGGCGCCGCGGGGGCCCAGCAGGAACGCCAGTGCGCCGAGCAGGACCGGCTCGCGCGGGCGGCACTGACGCAGCGGATCGACGTCGAACGCGCCCGCTGGGCGAGCGAGGCCCGCTTCGCCGCGGTGTTCGCGGGCTCCCCCACCGGGATCGGCATCACCGCGCTCGACGGGCGCGTCCTGGAGGCCAACGCCGCCCTGTGCGAGACATTCGGGCTCTCCCCGGAGGCGTTCCGCGGGCAGAACCTGCGGGCCTTCGTCCACCCCGACGACGACCCCGAGGACTGGGTCCGCCTGGACGCGATGCTCGACGGGCGCCTGGACCGCCTGCGGGTGGAGAAGACGATCTGGCGCTCCGACGGGCGGGCGGTGCACCTGGAGGTCGTCCTGTCCCTGGTCCGCGGGCCGGACGGGCCGCCGCGGTACATCCTCGGGATGGTCCAGGACGTCACCGAGCGCCGCGACCTGGAGCACCGGCTGCGCCACCAGGCCCAGCACGATCCGCTGACCGGCCTGCCCAACCGGGCGGTGTTCCTGGACCGGCTCGACGCCGCGCTGGGCCGGGCCGGTGACGTCGGCGTGTGCTTCGTCGACCTCGACGGGTTCAAGACCGTCAACGACACGCTGGGGCACACCGTCGGGGACGAGCTGCTGCGGACCGTCGCGCAGCGCCTGCAGGCCGATCTCGGACCCGACGGCCACCTCGTCGCGCGGATGGGCGGGGACGAGTTCGTCGTGCTGGTCGAGGGCGGCGACCTGCGCCCGGTCGCCACCCGGATCCTGGAGGCGCTGCGCAGGCCGGTGGCCCTCGCCGGGCGCGAGGTCTCGGTCACCGCCAGCGTCGGCGCGGTGGGGCGGGCCGACGGCGGCGACACCGCGGCCGACCTGCTCGCCGCCGCCGACACCACGCTGCTGTGGGCCAAGAACGACGGCCGCGACCGGTGCGCGCACTTCGACCCCGACCGGCACCGGGCCCACCTCGACCGCTCCGCCCGCGCCGCGGTGCTGCCCGCCGCGCTCGCCGCGGAGGAGTTCGTCGTGCGCTACCAGCCGCTGGTGCGCCTGGGCGACGGGCGGCTGGTCGGCGTCGAGGCGCTGGTGCGCTGGGACCGGCCCGGGTCCGCCGCGCTGCTGGGTCCCGACGAGTTCGTGCCGCTGGCGGAGGAGACGGGGCTGATCGTCCCGCTGGGCCGGTGGGTGCTGGAGCAGGCGTGCGCGCAGGCCGCGCGGTGGCGGGCCGAGCCGGGCGGCGCCGACCTGTTCGTCAGCGTCAACCTGGCGGTGCGGCAGGTGCACGAACCGGGGATCGTCGACGACGTCGCACGGGTCCTGCACGAGACCGGCCTGCCCCCGTCGGCTCTGCAGCTCGAGCTCACCGAGACCGCCGCGATGGCGACGACGGGGGCACCGCTGGGGGTGCTGCGGCGGCTGGCCGACCTCGGCGTCCGCATCGCGATCGACGACTTCGGCACCGGCTACTCCAACCTCGCCTACCTGCGCGACCTCCCGGTGCACGTGCTCAAGCTGGCCGGCCCGTTCGTCACCGGCCGCGGGGCCGCCGGTGGCGACGTCGACGCCGCCGTGATCCGGCACCTGGTCCGGCTCGCGCACACGCTCGGCGTGTCGATCACCGCGGAGCACGTGGAGACCGCGCAGCAGGCGCGCCTGCTGCAGTCCCTCGGCTGCGACGTCGGCCAGGGCTGGTTCTTCGCCCCGGCCGGCGTGCCCGCCGAGATCACCCGGATGCTGGACGCCGCCGCGTCCGGCCGCGGGAAGCCCCGGGCCGGCTGA